Proteins encoded within one genomic window of Bombus vancouverensis nearcticus chromosome 4, iyBomVanc1_principal, whole genome shotgun sequence:
- the LOC117156838 gene encoding uncharacterized protein LOC117156838: protein MATPTPYLDAIQSIPGDTPGEKLKWIADFVKQQLSVSNNLEDVVEYEKIPKPLVPLVQIQAAIMLNKKDPKNQSTYEAIAEALKSEDKLIVDKALKARNFFNGTNESITNTEYFFENLFPYVSLNTRTRIIKALALHLAPRNSTLAEKFFSSIDSFYGLQHALPLLLACSENFVYNIILEKRMVLRRNMVKLFFRKNPDLVVRYLRLSKPTNNPCARRLPSVNIHDFTDFLVGLVKTRIESFAELCEMHEEDPPKILLSKKSVEAFLKNGREYLERNAKLYITMLPLESIDDNYMEIIFPKLLPDDIKDFNTDNMLNYLKYYRQDKKAELFLRTYQQVYNSCILDDSKKVTVNLLEILHPKDRINQAKIKFRAEIEDYKKSKNTVIWACFLAIEDSLTLFRNEICKTSEMEHRMRLACRMIYSCKVNNDDLALIKVLKYLRDRHYNEQPWFLYGVFKTLLKLYDLPQMGEDYWTILIDMIVRAHVKKQLFLNNVGVKMVEAAIHYKINQNQPFHELIDMLIDLRTTRCGDHWNILQKYHNYERMCLEDCLNIVSQKYNLNQTPWKQSRAEILCNLCSSIYYYNQVHVNKASRIERMAVKNYPWLLEAIEEILSTPKQSDIYTVLDLQDMFMKYETDLYERFWPSTEKIKISEALKLLKRNPQEILDHWKEYLNACKDNWKKRHTKLFIKAIRWHKEIPIKFAEQCLQDLTEKKEETCLDILSILVYGETFSNIIEPLIPTNKTLNIHQRDAKNSYHFIQHLVYGIKLANPPVPLSMLNRLCQGDYLPLALTALVNVCRRTNIMDVIPFARMLSNQKSTVRKHGMKLMRIVASRSHLLKFFQTQWKMEKNQSIREVIFFIIAQLFQEEPEIPTWLLLSHTISSVTLRDEKVCLVLLTMIKSLPDHYVVNFIKQTLNMIDTLEKLGLHSDKVAQYTSMMLSFIDVGICNLLSEDFIKFLIKRYLFHEDLSISRSLNEFVVSVVLLPEGKKFDSRLKIFSSLLREAITRSYSFPNASNAHLLSTNLSLRRLVDAVMHTVLCSENKIQLVDEILSMFISTLHPLLDPTSYLQLTFSRAQLTSSTPVQYGLNVGQTLCDLVKIFSPDFVFFMTDILWNMPLSNSFECYNKIEIDLGIIEGLIETNSIPSMLMAVQLMYSITINQESNEVTDIEDIDTCNKCQRSKEYPGSKEYQGSKEYQGSKEYQGSKEYQGSKEYQGSKEYQETTNRRDGILIKLMQSKLPAVRAMICEIINKRNLNNFKIDLSNSENI from the coding sequence ATGGCTACGCCGACCCCTTATTTGGATGCTATTCAATCAATTCCCGGCGACACCCCTGGTGAGAAGTTAAAATGGATAGCGGACTTCGTGAAGCAACAGCTATCCGTGTCCAACAATCTGGAAGATGTAGTCGAGTATGAGAAAATCCCAAAACCTCTTGTACCTCTGGTACAAATTCAGGCAGCCATAATGTTAAACAAGAAAGATCCCAAGAATCAGAGCACTTACGAGGCTATAGCAGAAGCTCTAAAATCGGAAGACAAATTGATCGTGGACAAAGCTTTGAAAGCCAGAAACTTCTTCAATGGTACCAACGAAAGTATCACTAATACTgaatattttttcgaaaatttatttccATACGTTTCTTTGAACACTAGAACGCGGATCATCAAAGCTTTGGCCTTGCACTTAGCACCCAGGAACTCTACCCTCGCTGAAAAATTCTTCTCATCAATAGACTCGTTTTACGGTCTACAGCACGCCTTACCTTTGCTATTAGCATGCAGtgaaaattttgtatataacATTATTCTAGAAAAGAGGATGGTACTAAGACGAAACATGGTTAAACTGTTCTTCCGCAAGAATCCAGACCTCGTCGTGCGCTATCTTCGACTGAGCAAGCCGACAAACAACCCCTGTGCGAGAAGACTTCCTTCGGTGAATATCCATGATTTTACTGACTTTCTGGTGGGATTGGTCAAGACACGAATAGAGTCGTTTGCAGAACTATGCGAGATGCACGAGGAAGATCCACCAAAAATACTTCTGAGCAAGAAGAGCGTCGAAGCGTTCCTGAAGAATGGCAGAGAATACCTGGAGCGAAACGCCAAGTTGTACATTACGATGCTTCCTTTGGAGAGTATCGACGACAACTACATGGAGATTATATTTCCAAAACTATTACCGGATGATATCAAAGACTTTAACACTGATAACATGTTGAATTATTTGAAGTACTATCGACAGGATAAAAAGGCGGAGCTTTTCTTGAGAACTTATCAGCAAGTATATAATAGCTGTATTTTGGACGATTCGAAGAAGGTAACTGTTAATTTATTGGAAATATTGCATCCCAAGGATCGAATCAATCAGGCGAAGATCAAATTTCGCGCTGAAATTGAAGACTACAAGAAAAGCAAAAATACAGTTATATGGGCGTGTTTTTTAGCTATTGAAGATTCGTTAACACTGTTCAgaaatgaaatttgtaaaacCTCAGAAATGGAACATAGAATGCGTCTAGCTTGTAGAATGATCTATTCTTGCAAGGTAAACAACGATGATCTGGCACTGATAAAAGTCTTGAAGTATTTGAGGGACAGGCACTATAATGAGCAACCTTGGTTCCTATACGGGGTGTTCAAGACTTTGTTGAAACTCTATGATCTTCCTCAAATGGGTGAGGATTATTGGACGATATTAATTGACATGATAGTACGTGCTCATGTGAAAAAGCAGTTGTTCTTGAATAACGTCGGCGTGAAGATGGTAGAAGCTGCTATTCACTATAAAATAAATCAGAATCAACCGTTTCATGAGTTAATTGATATGCTGATAGATTTAAGGACTACGAGATGCGGAGACCACTGGAATATTCTTCAGAAGTATCACAACTACGAGAGAATGTGTCTGGAGGATTGCCTAAACATCgtttcacaaaaatataatttaaaccAGACTCCCTGGAAGCAAAGCAGAGCTGAAATCCTTTGCAATCTCTGTTcttcgatttattattataaccaGGTCCACGTGAACAAAGCTTCTCGTATAGAACGCATGGCGGTCAAAAACTATCCATGGTTGCTGGAAGCGATAGAGGAAATTTTATCTACGCCCAAACAGAGTGACATTTATACAGTTCTAGATCTTCAGGATATGTTCATGAAATACGAAACGGATCTATACGAGCGTTTTTGGCCAAGCAccgaaaagataaaaataagcgAGGCTTTAAAACTTTTGAAGAGAAACCCGCAAGAAATTCTGGATCATTGGAAGGAATATCTAAACGCTTGCAAGGATAACTGGAAGAAAAGGCACACGAAACTCTTCATCAAGGCTATACGTTGGCACAAGGAGATTCCAATTAAATTCGCTGAACAGTGTCTTCAAGATCTGactgaaaaaaaggaagagaccTGTTTAGATATCTTAAGCATTCTCGTTTACGGAGAAACGTTCTCAAATATCATAGAACCGTTGATCCCAACGAACAAGACGCTGAATATTCATCAAAGAGATGCAAAAAATAGTTACCATTTCATTCAACACCTTGTATATGGCATCAAACTCGCAAATCCACCGGTGCCTCTGTCAATGTTGAATAGATTATGCCAAGGGGACTACCTACCACTGGCCCTAACTGCTTTGGTAAACGTTTGTAGAAGAACGAATATAATGGATGTAATACCTTTTGCTAGAATGTTATCCAATCAGAAATCAACCGTTCGGAAACACGGGATGAAATTGATGCGTATCGTGGCATCCCGTAGTCACTTACTCAAGTTCTTCCAAACGCAATGGAAGATGGAAAAGAATCAGTCTATCCGTGAAGTCATATTCTTCATAATCGCACAATTGTTCCAGGAAGAACCAGAAATCCCTACGTGGCTATTGTTGTCTCATACGATCTCCTCGGTCACACTGCGAGATGAAAAAGTCTGCCTCGTGCTACTTACAATGATCAAATCGCTTCCCGACCATTACGTGgtcaattttattaaacaaacCTTAAACATGATCGACACGCTTGAGAAGCTTGGTCTCCATAGCGATAAGGTTGCGCAGTATACGAGTATGATGTTGAGCTTCATAGACGTAGGTATTTGCAATCTTCTATCCGAAGATTTCATCAAATTCCTCATTAAAAGATATCTCTTCCACGAAGATCTGTCTATCTCCAGAAGTTTAAACGAGTTTGTGGTTAGTGTTGTGTTGCTCCCAGAGGGGAAAAAATTCGACAGTCGATTGAAGATTTTCTCCAGTTTGCTTAGGGAGGCCATCACGCGTAGTTACAGCTTCCCTAATGCCAGTAATGCCCATCTTTTATCAACGAACCTTTCTCTTCGTAGGCTCGTAGATGCCGTCATGCACACGGTCTTGTGTTCGGAAAATAAGATACAGTTAGTCGATGAAATATTGTCGATGTTTATATCCACTCTTCATCCTCTGCTGGACCCCACATCGTACTTGCAATTAACATTTTCGAGGGCGCAACTTACTTCGAGCACGCCAGTGCAATACGGATTAAATGTGGGCCAAACGTTGTGTGATTTGGTTAAGATATTCTCGCCGGATTTTGTATTTTTCATGACTGATATTTTATGGAATATGCCGCTATCGAATTCGTTCGAGTGTTACAATAAAATCGAGATCGATTTAGGGATAATCGAGGGATTGATAGAAACCAACAGCATCCCATCTATGCTAATGGCAGTGCAACTGATGTACTCCATTACTATAAATCAGGAATCGAACGAAGTAACAGATATCGAAGATATCGATACCTGTAACAAGTGTCAGAGATCGAAGGAGTATCCGGGATCGAAGGAGTATCAGGGATCGAAGGAGTATCAGGGATCGAAGGAGTATCAGGGATCGAAGGAGTATCAGGGATCGAAGGAGTATCAGGGATCGAAGGAGTATCAGGAAACGACTAACAGACGCGATGGGATCTTAATAAAGTTAATGCAAAGTAAGCTTCCGGCGGTCAGGGCCATGATCtgtgaaattattaataaaagaaatttgaacAACTTTAAGATAGATTTATCGAATTCTGAAAATATCTGA